The stretch of DNA AGCATTTAGTGCTTCAACAATCACCTCTTCTTCATCCATACCGGAAAAAAAGATAAATGGAGTATTATCTTCATTATCACGAATAGTTCTGAGAAGGGAAAGTGCATCGTCTAAAGGCACACCGTGTCCGGCTACAATTGCGTCAAAATTTGTCATATTGAGGATTTTAACTGCATTGTCCGTATTTTCACAGACCTCTACATTAAATTCCGTGTCTTTGTGAAAAGATTTTGTTTTTTTGAAGTCCGGAGAATCTGTGTCTATATATAAAACTTCGATCCGGTTCTCGTACCCGTTTTTATCAGGTTCGTTCTTCATTTGTCACCCCCCCAGTTATCTATTTGGCCCTGAACTTCCCTTCAGGTATGTGAATCTCGAATCGTGCACCTTCTCCGGGTGTCCCTGTCTCGGTTATCGTGAGACCTGTTATAGACAGAATCTCTCTTGAGAGAAAGAGCCCGAGACCTGAATTCTTGAAATATTCTCTCCTGAATATCTTCTCTTTTACATCCCCCGGAATCCCTACTCCGTCATCTTCACAGTAGATTATAAGCTCATCGGGCTTCTGTTCGGAGTAGAAAGTGATCTCCGTTATGGTCTCGCCATGTTTTATGGCATTATCTGTCAGGTTATAGATCACTTTCTCAAAGAGAGGATCGGCAAACACCTCAATATTTTCTATATTGTTTGTAAACTTTATAGACTTTATATCGCTGACAAATGCGCTGCTTGTACTGATCTTTTCTATAATCTCTCCGACATCGAACCATTGCGGGCTCTGTTCGCCTAAATCCTTGTAATAACCTGTAAAAGTGATCTGCCTCTTTATTGTCTCAACTGCGTTTGTAATTTTATTTATATATTCTTCAGTTTTTGTCTCCTTCGGGATATTCTGGTCCATTTCGATCAGATCCAGGTATCCTGCCGCCACTGTAATCTGGTTGAGGATATCGTGGCGTGTAATGCTTGACAACAGGTTTAGTTTCCTGTTCACTTCTTTTAAAGCATCCTGGTTCTTCTTTTGCTCTGTAATATCTGTAGCGAATAGAAGAACCCCGTAAACCTCGCCATTTTGATCTTTCAACGGAATCTTATCCATGCTTATCCAGAGTTTCTTCCCTTTTGCTGTTATGAATGATTCAATTATCCCGAATTCGGGCTCTCCGGAATTGATTATTTTGAGATCGTCTTCGTAATAGGCGTCCTTATAATGCGGGAACAGATCACGACCTGATCTTCCTACGATGTCTTCTACGGGCAACCCGAATTTTTCTGCAACCTTGGGATTAACCCTGATGAATTTGTTCTTGGTGTCCTTGTAAAATATCATCGCGGGTGCGTTTTCAAAGATGGTATTAAGATCCTTGTTAAGGATCATGAGCTTGGCTTCGGATTCGCGAAGGGCGTCTTCCATCTCCTTTCTGAGGGTAATGTCACGGCCGATTCCCAACACTCCGATAAGTTTCCCGTCTGAGTCATACATTGGTGTTTTAATTGTTTCAAGACATGCACGATGACCATCGTCGGCAAATGTGATCCATTCTTCGTTAGTCGTAGGCCCTCCTGCCTCGACAGCCCTGCGATCGTTCTCGCGGAAAAAATCTGCTAATTCATGATCGAGAAAATCATAATCCGTTTTACCCTTGATCTCCTCTTCTGTTGCCCCGAAGAAGCGTTCAAACATCTTGTTGCATGAGATAAAAACCCCTTTTTCGTCTTTTAGCCATACAAGATCGGGGATCGTTCGTATTAATGTCCGCAGGTATGCTTCATTTTCGCGTAATACAGTTTCATTTCGTTTAAGTTCGGTGATATCGTGTATATATTCTACTGCTCCGATTACTTTTCCATTCGTATCGTAAAAGGGGGATGCAGTAACCCGAAAGTCTGTAATATCCTTTTCATTTTCCGAATCGAAATGTATTTCTGCAGAGACTGTATCTCCTTCCTTTTTCAGGTTTTTATATCTTGAATCGAGAATGTCTCCTGAAATTACCGCATCGATCAGAACCGGTTTTTTATTCCCGTATATAGCTTCAGAATAGGCAGAATCTCCCTTGCCGACGATATCATCTTTTGGAATGCCTGCCACTTTTTCCATCGCACGAT from Methanolacinia petrolearia DSM 11571 encodes:
- a CDS encoding PAS domain S-box protein; its protein translation is MKKSDIKPVWTPKIAPVYLITASTLLAIAISIISLMNGCFIIFQNFFYIPIVIACIYYGKKGFFFSILISAIYFILISVFTQNPEIIYDALIRVCIFIFIAGVTTYLSIKQKCTEEELTNAEQKLDDIIEFLPDPIFLIDTDKRVIAWNRAMEKVAGIPKDDIVGKGDSAYSEAIYGNKKPVLIDAVISGDILDSRYKNLKKEGDTVSAEIHFDSENEKDITDFRVTASPFYDTNGKVIGAVEYIHDITELKRNETVLRENEAYLRTLIRTIPDLVWLKDEKGVFISCNKMFERFFGATEEEIKGKTDYDFLDHELADFFRENDRRAVEAGGPTTNEEWITFADDGHRACLETIKTPMYDSDGKLIGVLGIGRDITLRKEMEDALRESEAKLMILNKDLNTIFENAPAMIFYKDTKNKFIRVNPKVAEKFGLPVEDIVGRSGRDLFPHYKDAYYEDDLKIINSGEPEFGIIESFITAKGKKLWISMDKIPLKDQNGEVYGVLLFATDITEQKKNQDALKEVNRKLNLLSSITRHDILNQITVAAGYLDLIEMDQNIPKETKTEEYINKITNAVETIKRQITFTGYYKDLGEQSPQWFDVGEIIEKISTSSAFVSDIKSIKFTNNIENIEVFADPLFEKVIYNLTDNAIKHGETITEITFYSEQKPDELIIYCEDDGVGIPGDVKEKIFRREYFKNSGLGLFLSREILSITGLTITETGTPGEGARFEIHIPEGKFRAK